In the Armatimonadota bacterium genome, AGGCGATGATCGACGGCATCAACGGCCTGCGCACGCAGCTGCGGACCCAGCTGGGCCCGGGCCTGCTGGAAGGCGTGCGGGCGGTGACCGGTGAGGGCCCCGCCATGCCGCTTCCGGCCGGGACAGCCTACCGCGCCGCGGCGATCCTCCTCTCCGACGGCCGGGCCAGCGACGGTATCCTGCCGGAGGAGGCCGCACAGGAAGCGCGGCGCCGGGGCGTCCGTGTGTACACCGTAGGGCTGGGGACGACGGCGGATCCCTCCGCGTTCCGCAGCGGCTACTTCGGCGTCCTCGACGAACCCACGCTGAGGACGATCGCGGATGTGACCGGCGGCCGGTACTATCGCGCCGAGGAGGTCGGGCAGCTCCACGAGATCTACCGGGATCTGGCCCGCACCATCGGCTGGACCCGGAATCCCACGGAGATCGCCCACGCCGGTGCGGCAATCGCGGCGCTGCTGCTCGCCGCCGCCGTGGCCCTCCGGGTACGCCTCACCCCGATCGGTTAACAGCCCATCGCGGAGCTCTCGCCCCTGATCGTCGGGGTTGAACTCAGTAGGCCAGCCAGCCGGCGTCGGCGGTGATCACGGCGCCGTTGAGGAAGCTGGCCTCATCCGAGGCCAGGAAGGCGGCCAGGGCGGCGATCTCCTCCGGTTCTCCCTGTCGGGGCATGGCCCCCAGCGTCTTCTTGAGCGTCTCGTACCCACGGGGGCTGGGGTCGCCGCCGATGCTGATGCCGGTCTTCACCCCGCCGGGAGCGATGGCCACACACCGGATGCCGTCGCCGCCGTAGGAGGCGGCGACGTTCCTGGTCAGGCCGATCAGGCCGTGTTTAGAGGCCGTGTAGGCCACACCCGCCCGGCCGCCGGCGAGGCCGCCGACGGAGGCAATGTTGATGATCACCCCTCCGCCCGAACGCACCATGACGGGGATCGCGGCGCGGCACAGCATCATCGGCCCGGTCAGGTTCACGGCCAGTACGCGGCTCCAGACCTCGTCGGTCACCTCCCCCACGGGCAGGAAGCGGTCCATGATCCCGGCGTTGTTGACCAGAATGTGCGGCCCGCCGAGATCCTGCGCGGTCTGGACCAGCCGGTCCACATCGGCCTGCACGGTGACGTCCATCCGCACCGTCGTGACGGCCGGGACGCCCCGGAACTGCTCCAGTCCCGCGGCCACGACGTCGGCGGCGACAACCTGAGCCCCTTCGGCCACGAAGCGCTGCACCATCGCCCGCCCCATACCCGCTCCGGCGCCCGTGATGATCGCGACCCGATTCTCCAGCCGTCCCATCTCTCCCCCTCCTCGCCGATCCCTATTCGCGATCCCGCCGGCTGTCCGCCTGTTCCTCGCTCCCTATGATCAGCGCCTGGCTCAGCGACTGCGTCCGGCGAGGAAGGCGCGGAATGCCTGGCCCGGCGGGCGCAGGGTGCCGTCGGGATTCATCAACGCCCGGGCCTGAGGCGCGTCGATGCTGAACCACACGACGTACGGCAACCCGAGCTCCGCCGCGGCGTGGAGCAGCGCCGTCGTCGTCCGGGGGTCGTCGTCGTGCTGGCCGATCTCATTGGTCACCAGCGGCAACCCCGTCTGCCGGCGCAGGTAGGCGGCCGCCTCGCGGAGCGCCTGCGGATCGGCGATGTACCAGTGGAAGTTGAGGTAATCCGCGCCGGCGGCGCGGTACTCTCCCAGCAAGGCCCTGCCCCGCGCCACCTGCTCGCGCACCTGCGGTGAGTTCAGCCGCGCCCGCTGGGAGGGGGTGAAGGCGCGACGGGCGAACTCCTCGGCGCGCGCAGGATCCCCGTCCTCTCGATAACCCTCGTAGACCAGCAGCGCCACCAGGCCGCTGACCAACCCGCCGTTGGTGCACGGGATGCGCCGGGCGCGGGCCACCGCACAGGCGGCCCGCAGTTCCGCTCCGTATTCCTGCGGCGTGCCGCGGTAGAACAGGGCGGAGTTCTCCTCATTCTCCACGACCAGGAGCGCCGGGCGATGGGTGTCCAGAATTTCCCCCACGGCCCGCTGAAAGGCGGCCAAGTCTGCGGGAGGCGCCGCCGGCCTGAGGGGACCGGCGGCGGCATTGCGCACGGTCAACACGATCCCGAAACCGGCCTGCGCGAAAGCCGCCGCCTCCGGATCCGCTCCCCGCCAGGCGGGTATCCGGATGTCGTTGGGCCGGACGTAGCGCACCCCGAGGGTCCGCGCCACGGCAATGCGCTGCTCCACTCCCATACCCGACGCCCCCAGCATCACGCCGAAGGCCGGGACCTGCGCCGGATGAGCGGAAGGCGCTGCAGGCGCCTGGGGAGCCGCCGCGAGCACCGCCAGGAAAACAACAGCGAAGGTTCGGATGGTCATCGGGGGAGCCACCGGGGGCGGGGTAGCATCTGGGCCTCTGGCCCACCCTGCCACCCTAGTTGCTATCCCCGCACGAGTCAAGCCGCCGCAGGCCCCGCACCTTGGCAGCAAAGGTACGAGTGTGCTCTAATAGTATTTAGATATAACTAGTAGTCGCGCCATCCGCGGAGGTGACGCCGGTGTTCAAACCGTGGGCCGGTCCGTTTCGCGGACGGTTCTTCGGCCGAGGAGATCTGAAGTACCTCATCCTGGACCTTCTCAAGGACAGGCCGATGCACGGCTATGACATCATCCGGGCTCTCCAGGACCAGTTCGGCGGCTTCTACGCGCCCAGCCCGGGAGCGGTCTATCCCACATTGCAGATGCTCGAGGACATGGGCTACGTCACGTCCAGCCTCCAGGATGGGAAGAAGGTGTACACCATCACCGAGGAGGGGCGGCAGTTCCTCACCGAGCGCCGGGAGGCCGTGGAGGAGATCCGGACCCGGTTCGGTCACTGGTGGGACTGGTGGGGGCCCGCGTACCGGGAACTCTGGGATCTCGGGCACGCGCTCCGCAGCCGGGCCCCGTGGCACCGCGTGAACCCCGACAAACTTCGGCGCATCCGCGAGGTCGTCGCCCGCGCCCGTCAGGAGATCGAGGGCATCCTCCGGGAGTGAGGCACTGGTTGGACACCCGGAGCCGCGGGTAGTGCTCCAGTGGCGTTCGAGGTCCTGCTGGATCTACTGGTGATCCTGTCGAGACATGCTGCCGGCGGTGGATCACGACGATGCGCTGCCGCTGACGGATGCGGCGCAGATAGTGCTGAGACGCGACTTCACCTGGCCAGTCTATGCATCTGGGAGACGCGCCGTGCCAGTTCCCCCACTAAATCCGCGGGGGCGGTCGTCTGCCGGAACGTGTCCACCAGCCTCCGATAGTACCACAGAGTCCCCGCCTTGCCGCCGCCGAACCTGGACCACACCCTGTCGCCGACCCGGTGCAAATCCTTAACGATCGTGGATGCGTTGTGCACCTTGTCGGCCAGTGACACCAGGAGTGCCCCCTCAGAGGCTGTTCGCAGGTGCGTCAGGTAAGTCTCCTTACGCACCCGCCATGGCGACTTGCGAACCGTCAACCGGTCGCTGCACTCCCCCACGATCGAGGCGACCCTGCCTCCAAAACGCCGCCGGATTTGCGCCAGCGTCTTTCTTCCGCCCTGGTCCTCCACCGCGTCGTGCAGGAGGGCAGCGATGGCCAGGTCTTCATCCCCGCCGTATTCCAGGACGAGCCCGGCCACCACCAGCAGGTGGCCGATGTACGGGATGCGCGTCCGTTTGCGGTATTGACCTCGGTGCAACCGATGGACATATCTCAAGGCTTGCTGGAACTTGCGCCCAAGTCTCGGCCAGGCTACGCTTCGCGCCATCAGCGTCTCCCTCGCGTCCGCCCAGTGCCTACTCTCGGCTCGGCTTTCACGACCAGAGATTTGGACAGAAGGATGTCGGATCCTCACAGGCCCGAGGCGGCTCCTCGGTAGCGACAACTACCGCAGAAGAGGAGGCGCGCTGAGCGATACAACGACGACTTGACGCGCCTCCTCTCCGTCGTCGCCTGCCGCGTCAGTTAAGCGTACGTACTCGAGCGCTTTGTCCGGGACGTCGCGCATCGTATGGACACGGGCGATCTGCCGATCTCCCATCATCGTTCGGACGCCTGTGTGCTACAAGAACCGCTCCCCCATCCCGACGGTGCCAACACCCATGCACGCCGCTGTCGCGAAGGATCGCCCGCCCCCAGCGCGAAGGTCGGCGGGAGGAGAGGACCGCCGTGGGCCGACGGGTGGTGCTCATCTGGATGGCGCTGGTGGGGCTCGCTGCAGCCGCTCCCGACCTCCCGGCGCCCGCCGGTCACGAATCCAGTTCGGGGGTGGCGATCACGGGCGGCGGGTTCATCACCGCCACGGCGGTGTGGGTCACGCCCGGCCTGACCGAGCAACCCTACTACGCCATGTGGGTATCCGACGCCCAGACGCGCGCGATCCATCGGCGCGCCGCCGCTTCGTACACGGTGATGCTGCTGGAGCTGGCGAACAACAGCCGTCTCCGCATCGAAGGATTCCTCTCCCTGAACGTCCGCCTGCGGATCCTCGACGAGTATTACCGCCCGATTTCGGATGAAGCGCTGGCGCGGACGTTTCCAGACCTGATGCCGGCGCAGGGACGTGAGCAGATCATGCCCCACCAGCGGCTGGTAAGACCGTACGCCTTCCCGAAGGTGCCGGTGCGCGACCAGCCCATTGCCTTCGTCACCCGTCCGCTGTGGCTGTTCGACCGGCACACCCAGATCGGTCAACTCCCCGACTTTGAGCTGCGTTTTAACCCAATCCGGCTCGCGTTTCCACCCTAGGCAGTCCTGCGGCATCCAGGACACCGCTGCCATGACAGCGGGACGTCCGCTGTTTACAGTCAAAGCGATGAAAAAACTGCTCCTTATGCTTCTTCTGCTCCTTGCTCCTGAGACGTCTGCCCAAGAGCCCAGATCAGGGAGAACTGGTGCGGACTATCCAGGCCGTGGCCGCCGGCGAGGCTCTCTTCGGACCGGCCATTGCCCGACGGCTGACTACCTTCTCCTCCGCGCCCCGGCCGCAGGCGGCGATCCCATTCCCTGAACTCACCGAACGCGAGCACGAGGACGACCAGCGGAACCCGCCCTGGTTGCGGATTGGAGCGGGCGATGGGATTTGAACCCACGGCCCTCGGCTTGGGAAGCCGATGCTCTACCCCTGAGCTACGCCCGCTCGGCTAACCCAGATTATACACCACTTCCGCCCTGTCCATACCCCGCCCGCCGTGACCGGGCTATCCGAGGTGCGCCTCGAGGTGCTCGACGACGGCCCGGGCGATGGCGTCCTTGCCCACCACGGTCTGCGCCAGGCGGCCGTCGGGGGTGATGAAGTAGCCGGTGTGGTGGCCTTCCTCAATCTCCCGGAGGTCGTTGGCCACGACCAGGTCGCAGCGGTTCTTCTTCAGGAACTGGTAGGCAATCTCGCGGAGCTCTTCGGGGGTCTTGCCCACCTCCAGCTTGAAGCCGACCAGGTAGGTGTCGGGGTCCAGCTCCTTCACCAGGCCGATCACCTTCGGTGTCGGCACCAGCCGCACGATCCATTCCTCGACGCCGCTCCCCGTCTTCTCCGACCGGACCACATCCGGCTGGAAGTCGAGGACCGCCATGGGGTGCACGACGGCGTCGTAGCCTTTGGGGATCTCGTCGCGGAACACGCTGACCAGATCGTCAATCGTCTCCACGGCGATCATCGTCAGGTGATCGGCGTGACCGCGCACCACGGGGAGCTGGCTGGGACGGCCGTAGACGAAGGTGACGTGCGCGCCGCGCGGGATGGCTTCCTCGGCGATCAGCGCCCCCAGGCGGCCCGTGGCCTTGTTGGTGATGTAGCGGACGGCGTCCAGGGGGGCGCGCGTCGGACCGGAGGTGATGAGCAGTTTCTTGCTGCGCAGCGCCATCGCCCCTCGCGGCCTCCCTCCGTCAGGCCGTCCCGGGAACGGGGAACCGCAGGCAGAACGCCCGCACCTGGTCCCGCATCTGGGACAACCGCGCGCTGTCCTGGATCGCCTTCCGGAAGCGCCGCAACTCCGCGGCGCGCTCCTCGCGGCCCTCGGGGAGGCGGAACTCCCTGATCTCGGCGGCCACCTCCGCGATCCACGCTGCGATCTGGTCCATCTCCGCTTCGCGCATCCCCCGCGTCGTAGCGGCGGGTGTCCCCAGGCGGATGCCCGAGGGATAGAAGGCGGAGGAGGGCTCGCCGGGGATGGTGTTCTTGTTGACGGTGATTCCGACCCGGTCCAGGGCTTCCTGCAGGAAGACCCCGCGGCCCGGCCCGTCCGGGGTCAGGTCCAGCAACACCATGTGGTTGTCGGTCCCGCCGGTGACCAGCCGCAGGCCGCGGCGCATCAACCCGGCGGCCAGCGCCTTCGCGTTCGCCACCACCTGGCGGCCGTAGGCGGCAAAAGACGGCTGCGCCGCCTCGCCCAGGGCCACGGCGATCGCCGCCGTGGTGTGGTCGTGGGGACCGCCCTGGAGCCCCGGGAAGACGGCGCGGTCGATCCGCTCGGCGAGTTCGGGATCCTTGTCCAGCCCCTTCCGGGTGACCATGATCATCGCCCCGCGCGGCCCGCGCAGCGTCTTGTGCGTGGTGGTGGTGATGATGTGCGCGTAGGGGGCCGGGCTCTTGTGCACGCCAGCCACGACCAGTCCCGCCACGTGGGCGATGTCGGCGGCGAAGAAGGCGCCCACCTCGTCCGCCACCTCGGCGAACCGCTCGAAGGGAAACTCCCGGACGTAGGCCGTGGCCCCGCACCAGATCAGCCGCGGTCGGTGCTCCCGCGCCAGACGCCAGACCTCGTCGAAGTCGATGTAACCTTCGGCCGTGACGTGGTAGGGGACGCTGCGGTAGTAGGTGCCGGTGACGCTCACCTTCCAGCCGTGGGTGAGGTGACCGCCGTCGGGCAGGTTCTGCCCCATGATGGTGTCGCCGGGCCGGCAGGTGGCCACATACACGGCCAGGTTGGCCGGGCTGCCTGAGTAGGGCTGGACGTTGGCGTGGGGCACGCCGAAGAGGGCTCTGGCCCGCTCCTGGGCCAGGCGCTCGATATCGTCCACGTTCTCGTTGCCGCCGTAGTAGCGCCGGCCCGGATAGCCTTCGGAGTACTTGTTGGTGAAGACGGACCCCATCGCTTCCAGCACGGCCTCGGAGACGTAGTTCTCGGAGGGGATGAGTTCGACGCCTTCCCGCTGGCGGCGACGCTCCGCCTCCAGGATGCGGAAGACAACCGGATCGCGCTCGGACAGGGCCATGAGGATCACCGGGAAGACCCCTTCTGCGCCACGGAAGAGGCAACCTGCGGGCGGGCCGGCGGAAGGGTCAGCGCGGCACGGGATCCCGCACGACCACCGGATCGCCGACCCGGATGGCGCCGGCGCCCTCCACCGCGACCACGCGGGCCAGCTGGCCGCGCCGGCCGCGGAGCGTCTCCTGGAAGGCGACGGGGTCGGAGACGCCGTTGAGCGCGCCGATGTGTGTGCAGGGTTCGCACGGGCCGCTGAGCTCGAGCGTCGCCTCGCCCACCTGCAGCCGGGTGCCCGCCGGGAGGCGTTCCAGGACGGCCAGATCGACCGTGATCTGATCGCGGAGGTCGCCGGGACGCAGTCCAAGCCCCTCCAGCGTCCCGCGGTCGGCGAGCAACACCTGGCGGCGGGACCCCGGCTTCGTCTTCCCGTGGATGTCGCCCTCCAGCCCGTGGTCCACCAGGGCGCGGACCTCCACCACGGCGCGGGGGCGTTCCCCGTGGCGGGCGACGAGCTGCAGGTTAACGACGGTCCCGCGCATCATGAGAGAACTCAGGTTCAGGACGTTCGAGGTCGGGCCCGTCCACCTCCTCCAGATGCTCCAGCGGCTCCCAGGGCGCGAGCGCCCCGTCGCCCTCGGCCGGACGGGGCTCCGGCGTCCTCCGCTCGGCGGACCCGCTGCCCACGGGGATCAGCCCCCCGTAGTGCATCGCCACCACCTTGGTCACATCGCGGCCGAAGAACCACCACAGCACGGGGGCGATCACCATCCACCCGGCGGGGCCGGCTTCGCCGAAGGTCTTGACCAGATCGAGCATGCGTGCGGGCGCGAAGATCATCGCGCCGACGATGAGGAGGGAGATCGCCGGCCTGATCAGCGCGATCACGCTGTTCGCCCACATGTACACCCGCGCGGGATCGGGACTGGTGGCGCGGACGAAATCCACCCAGACCTGCGCCTTCGTCTTCTCCAGATCGGCCACCGCCCTGCGGAACTCCACCTCCTCCGCCGGCTCGCGCAGCAGGCCGATCCCCTTCAACAGATCCACCAGCGCCTGGATCAGTGCTCCGGAAAGCTGCATCACCCACCCTCCTCCCCACCGACCCCGATGTAGACGGCTTTGCGCTGCGGGTCGTAGGCCACCCGCCAGCCCAGCGCCGCGGCCAGCGCGCGCACCCGGAGATAGACGCGGCCCCCGCGCACCAGCAGCGCGTCGGAGGGCAGGTATCGGCCGAGCAGCCACAGGCTGAGGCTCCGGGCCGGCAACAGGTCCGCGGCGACCTGCTCCATCACGGCGATCAGGCGCCGCGCGTAATCGGGCGCGGTGGCGTACCCGGCCCGGGCGATGTCCAGGGCAAAGCGCCGGGCGTCGCGGGACTGCCTGTAGGCGCGCAGCGCGGGATGATAGCGCGGGTTGACGCGGAAGAAGCGCAGGTAGTCGCCGACATTCTGGGCCACGGAGGGGTAGGCGCGGAAGAGCGAGCCCGGGGCGCACCCGGCGGCCAGGGCGGCCGCGCGCGACGGGTAGACGCGGTGGCGGCCCAGAACAAGCGCATCCCCCCGTCCGGCCATCCACTCCCTGGTCGTGCCGCTGTACACGGCGCCGGGCCACGACGCCGTGGCCTTGATGCCGTACCAGGCCCGGCCGAGCCTGGCCAGGCCCGACCGTCCCCAGCGGCTCTCCAGCACCGCCTGGGCCACCATCACCGCGCCCGGCACTCCCATCGCTTCCGCCCGGGGGACGAAGGCGCGCACCTGCCTCAGAAAGGATCGGCCATGGCGCAGGGATAGCGCGTCGGCGCGGCGCCGGGGAAGTCCCCCATCCTGAGGACCCGGGACGCGCGTCACAGAGATGTGCGACCCGGAGCGCGACGCTAGGGCAGCCAGATCGTCTTTTCCGCGGCGGGAGTCCTCCGCTTCTGCGGGACGGCCGCAGGGTAGCCCAGGTACAGGACGCCGATGATCCGCCGGTCGTCCGGGAGTCCGAGCAGCGTGCGCAGCGGCGCGCCGTCCACGATCCCCCGGCCCGTCCGGAAGTACGTGCCGATCCCGTGCGCCCACGCCGCCAGCATCACGGCATAGGCGGCGGCGAAGGTCGCCCAGTAGTTCTCCTCCTGCAACTCGGGGTCGGGATGCCCGGCCGAGGTGAAGACGACGATCGCCGGCGTGCGCACGGTGTCCTCGTAGATCTTGTGCAATGCGGCCTGGGCTTCCGGCGCGTCGGGATTGGGCAACAGGCTGCGGCGGGCCTCCCGGCGGATCTCGGCGAAGCGGCGTTTGCTCTCCTCCCCCAGGACGAAGAACTGCCACGGCTCGGTGAGGCGGTGGTTCGGCGCCCAGACCGCGGCGTCCAGCAGCTCTTCGATGAGCCGGCGCGGAATGGGATCGGGTTTGAACTGCGCGATGCTGCGGCGGGTCTTGATGAGCTCCAGGATGTCCATGGAAGGAGTATTCATCCGTCCTCCGCCCTATACTCCTTCTTCTGCCCGGTGATACAACAGGTATCGTGATGACCTTGTGGCGCCTGGCCTGGCGCAATGTATGGCGCCACCGCCGGCGGACCGTGCTGTTGATCCTGGTGGTCGCCTACGCGGCGTTTGCCACCATCCTCTACTGGGGGATCAATGACGGATATGCGGCGTCCGTGCTCAACGCCCAGGCCCGTTTTGTCGGCGCGCCGGTCCTGATCATGACGCCGGACTACCGCGACGACCCCGATCCGGAGCACGCCCTGCCCGACCTCGCCCTGACCGCCGCCCTCCGGGAGGTCCCCCGGGTCCGCGGCATCGCGCCGCGGCTCGAATTCCCCGCGCTCATCCGCTCGGCGTACACGGCCGAGTCCGCGGTAGCCCGGGGGATTGAGCCACAGCGGGAACGCGAGGTCAGCGCCGTCCCTGCGCACATCGTCGCGGGACGCATGCTGCAAAGACCCGGAGAGCTGGTGCTGGGCAGAGCCCTCGCCGAACGCCTCGACGTCCGTCTGGGAGAGCGGGCGGTCGTGGACACGGCCGGGCCGGCGGGGCCGCGGGCCGCGGGCCTCGTCCTCGTCGGCCTGGTGGAGACCGGCGTGTCCCAGGTGGACGAGAGACTCGTCCTGGTCGACCTCGCCGACGCCCGACGTCTCACCGGCGTAGACACGGCCACGGCGCTCGCCCTGGACGTCCCGCGCGGCGAGGAGGAGGCGGCGGCGGCGGAGTTGCGGCGATTCCTTCCGCCCGTGGTGGCGGCCTACGGGCCTGCCGAGATGCTCGGAGCGATCCGGCAGGACCTGGAATCGAACCGCGTGGCGGCGATCCCCATCGCCTTTCTCTTCGCCCTGGTGGCGGCCGCGGCCGTCACGAGCACGACGACGGTGAGCGTCATCGAGCGAACCCGCGAGTTCGGGATGATCGCGGCGGTGGGCCTGGCCCCGGTCCGTCTGGCGCGGGTCGTCGTGCTGGAGTCGGTCATCACCACCGTGCTGGGGTGGATCGTCGGTCTCGCCGCCGGGTACGGCGCGGTCGGCCTGCTGGCCCGAATCAACCTGCTCGGCGCCGCCTTTGGCGGATTCGTCGGGGCCTGGTCCAGCGTTCCCCTGACCAGAGAGATCTACACGGCGGTGCGCCCGGCGTACGCGCTCTACGCCTCGATGACCGTGTTCGTCGGCGCAGTGCTGGCGGCCCTGATCCCCGCCCGCCGCGTCCGCCGGTTGCGGCCGGCGCAGGCGATGCGTATCGAGTGAGAGGGAAAGAGCATGGTCCGGACCGTGTGGACTCTCGGCATCCTGGCGGCCCTGCTCGCCTCATCGGCGGGCGCCGGCGCACCGGCGCCCGATCCGCAGGCCGTGCTGCGGGCGATCGAGGACAACCACCGCGGGGGCAGCGGCCGGTTCACCATCGCGCTAACCGTGGTCCGGCCGGGGCGGCAGACCGAGTACGTGCTGGACATCTGGAGCGACGGCGAAGACCGCGCGCTGGCCGTGGTCCGCGCGCCCGCCCGCGACGCCGGGCAGGCCTTCCTGCGGGTCGGTGACAACCTATGGCTCTACAACCCCCGCCTCAAGCGGGCGCTGCGCCTGCCGCCCAGCGG is a window encoding:
- a CDS encoding PadR family transcriptional regulator; amino-acid sequence: MFKPWAGPFRGRFFGRGDLKYLILDLLKDRPMHGYDIIRALQDQFGGFYAPSPGAVYPTLQMLEDMGYVTSSLQDGKKVYTITEEGRQFLTERREAVEEIRTRFGHWWDWWGPAYRELWDLGHALRSRAPWHRVNPDKLRRIREVVARARQEIEGILRE
- a CDS encoding phosphopantothenoylcysteine decarboxylase; protein product: MALRSKKLLITSGPTRAPLDAVRYITNKATGRLGALIAEEAIPRGAHVTFVYGRPSQLPVVRGHADHLTMIAVETIDDLVSVFRDEIPKGYDAVVHPMAVLDFQPDVVRSEKTGSGVEEWIVRLVPTPKVIGLVKELDPDTYLVGFKLEVGKTPEELREIAYQFLKKNRCDLVVANDLREIEEGHHTGYFITPDGRLAQTVVGKDAIARAVVEHLEAHLG
- a CDS encoding SDR family oxidoreductase, coding for MGRLENRVAIITGAGAGMGRAMVQRFVAEGAQVVAADVVAAGLEQFRGVPAVTTVRMDVTVQADVDRLVQTAQDLGGPHILVNNAGIMDRFLPVGEVTDEVWSRVLAVNLTGPMMLCRAAIPVMVRSGGGVIINIASVGGLAGGRAGVAYTASKHGLIGLTRNVAASYGGDGIRCVAIAPGGVKTGISIGGDPSPRGYETLKKTLGAMPRQGEPEEIAALAAFLASDEASFLNGAVITADAGWLAY
- a CDS encoding HD domain-containing protein, producing the protein MARSVAWPRLGRKFQQALRYVHRLHRGQYRKRTRIPYIGHLLVVAGLVLEYGGDEDLAIAALLHDAVEDQGGRKTLAQIRRRFGGRVASIVGECSDRLTVRKSPWRVRKETYLTHLRTASEGALLVSLADKVHNASTIVKDLHRVGDRVWSRFGGGKAGTLWYYRRLVDTFRQTTAPADLVGELARRVSQMHRLAR
- a CDS encoding VWA domain-containing protein: MRSTTSRRRHLTAALFGGALLAALLAASGPVVRLRTPTGTPVVLIIDISRSMEETDIRPSRIEAARSAAREFVRRLPRESRVALVSFGNFATVVVPLTDRREAMIDGINGLRTQLRTQLGPGLLEGVRAVTGEGPAMPLPAGTAYRAAAILLSDGRASDGILPEEAAQEARRRGVRVYTVGLGTTADPSAFRSGYFGVLDEPTLRTIADVTGGRYYRAEEVGQLHEIYRDLARTIGWTRNPTEIAHAGAAIAALLLAAAVALRVRLTPIG
- a CDS encoding nitroreductase, with translation MNTPSMDILELIKTRRSIAQFKPDPIPRRLIEELLDAAVWAPNHRLTEPWQFFVLGEESKRRFAEIRREARRSLLPNPDAPEAQAALHKIYEDTVRTPAIVVFTSAGHPDPELQEENYWATFAAAYAVMLAAWAHGIGTYFRTGRGIVDGAPLRTLLGLPDDRRIIGVLYLGYPAAVPQKRRTPAAEKTIWLP
- a CDS encoding FtsX-like permease family protein; translation: MTLWRLAWRNVWRHRRRTVLLILVVAYAAFATILYWGINDGYAASVLNAQARFVGAPVLIMTPDYRDDPDPEHALPDLALTAALREVPRVRGIAPRLEFPALIRSAYTAESAVARGIEPQREREVSAVPAHIVAGRMLQRPGELVLGRALAERLDVRLGERAVVDTAGPAGPRAAGLVLVGLVETGVSQVDERLVLVDLADARRLTGVDTATALALDVPRGEEEAAAAELRRFLPPVVAAYGPAEMLGAIRQDLESNRVAAIPIAFLFALVAAAAVTSTTTVSVIERTREFGMIAAVGLAPVRLARVVVLESVITTVLGWIVGLAAGYGAVGLLARINLLGAAFGGFVGAWSSVPLTREIYTAVRPAYALYASMTVFVGAVLAALIPARRVRRLRPAQAMRIE
- the glyA gene encoding serine hydroxymethyltransferase, with protein sequence MALSERDPVVFRILEAERRRQREGVELIPSENYVSEAVLEAMGSVFTNKYSEGYPGRRYYGGNENVDDIERLAQERARALFGVPHANVQPYSGSPANLAVYVATCRPGDTIMGQNLPDGGHLTHGWKVSVTGTYYRSVPYHVTAEGYIDFDEVWRLAREHRPRLIWCGATAYVREFPFERFAEVADEVGAFFAADIAHVAGLVVAGVHKSPAPYAHIITTTTHKTLRGPRGAMIMVTRKGLDKDPELAERIDRAVFPGLQGGPHDHTTAAIAVALGEAAQPSFAAYGRQVVANAKALAAGLMRRGLRLVTGGTDNHMVLLDLTPDGPGRGVFLQEALDRVGITVNKNTIPGEPSSAFYPSGIRLGTPAATTRGMREAEMDQIAAWIAEVAAEIREFRLPEGREERAAELRRFRKAIQDSARLSQMRDQVRAFCLRFPVPGTA
- a CDS encoding glucosaminidase domain-containing protein, whose product is MRAFVPRAEAMGVPGAVMVAQAVLESRWGRSGLARLGRAWYGIKATASWPGAVYSGTTREWMAGRGDALVLGRHRVYPSRAAALAAGCAPGSLFRAYPSVAQNVGDYLRFFRVNPRYHPALRAYRQSRDARRFALDIARAGYATAPDYARRLIAVMEQVAADLLPARSLSLWLLGRYLPSDALLVRGGRVYLRVRALAAALGWRVAYDPQRKAVYIGVGGEEGG